A single region of the Thunnus maccoyii chromosome 10, fThuMac1.1, whole genome shotgun sequence genome encodes:
- the il11a gene encoding interleukin-11, with protein MRLLLDSSSSLLFSLLLAQLPVFTSASPVPQRRPNDMDKLSNQTKNLMKLTQELLKEHAFDSDVEPHRFRSLPEMSNRSANDLNNLELKPTLSQLYADLKLYEHHFEWLSRVSKKHHHPALPKLGEMIKEMKSLINMLHRQMLRVEAPKLTPATPSLPPHLPYQFDVLQSSHELLQHFKLFCDWAYRAFLSLKPKISAVQ; from the exons ATGAGAT TGCTGCTCGactcctcctcatctctcctcttctcGCTGTTATTGGCTCAGCTGCCTGTATTCACGTCTGCCTCTCCAGTCCCTCAGCGGCGGCCCAATGACATGGATAAACTGTCCAATCAGACCAAAAATCTAATGAAGCTTACCCAAGAACTGCTG aaGGAGCATGCATTCGACTCAGACGTCGAGCCCCACAGGTTCAGGTCTCTGCCAGAAATGAGCAACAGATCAGCCAATGACCTCAACAATCTTGAG CTGAAGCCCACACTCTCTCAGCTGTATGCTGACCTGAAGCTGTATGAGCACCACTTTGAGTGGCTGAGCAGGGTTTCAAAGAAGCACCACCACCCCGCACTGCCCAAGCTGGGAGAGATGATCAAAGAAATGAAATCTCTCATCAACATGCTGCACCGTCAG ATGCTGAGGGTTGAAGCACCAAAGCTGACTCCGGCAAcgccctccctcccccctcatCTCCCCTATCAGTTTGACGTCCTGCAATCAAGCCATGAACTTCTCCAACACTTCAAGCTCTTTTGCGATTGGGCGTACAGAGCGTTTCTCAGCCTTAAACCCAAAATCTCTGCAGTTCAATGA
- the znf628 gene encoding zinc finger protein 628, with protein sequence MANSVATLVVQAELLPPQSTASLSPFPSLLGSGEDGEDDRERGELVDGDKSVVEGGEEVVLDMVTSAVSGPAQQPEQSDHPFQCLDCGKSFRWSSRLTHHQRSHNNERPYRCNLCPKAFKGSSALLYHQRSHSGEKPYKCQDCGKAFKRSSLLQVHQSVHTGVRTFLCPYCPLTFKWSSHYQYHLRQHTGECPYPCDTCPKAFKNSSSLRRHKNVHLGLKPYTCSVCNKSFTQSTNLRQHMRIHTGERPYVCSECGRSFTHSSNLALHKNSHSNLNAAGKEGKRGEDAQTRNDIVEVVVGAEEVTSSMLTDMVGFVSQAGTDGVGVGMEEVFLSTTSSGQNPNLLPQLTLTSSGENVCASRAIGTEVHLSMDTGASVLLYSCGSCSHTFGTRTELEEHQAIHMAPEEHRASGEAGPGAGMEVGDGLVGASHLLADFEEVVETTTVAESGHTTEVLLGLTEGADGSNANVGTTQAQFDLLQSFTEVTQSSESVQPEARTTWAGLSCGYCNKTFKTSGGLNRHVSLMHSLSSQSRSQFSCSACDRSFPLLSSLLTHQHSHTPEQRLLAEAEAEIVCPPSLSLSLPLPSSPSQADKQQEGQRKIHVDIITVSEEHEEQPTKPAKAPKKTGASKGTPAGERPYRCSECGKAFKGSSGLKYHMRDHTGERPYRCTECGKSFKRSSLLSIHQRVHTGVRAFQCPHCPLTFKWSSHYQYHLRQHTGERPYVCKECGKSFKNTSCLRRHSQMHSGLRPHTCSICSKSFSQTSNLKQHERTHSGERPFQCTHCNKSFTHSSNLQLHLRTHSSRKDFKCPYCSKEFVMHSYLQRHIRTHGSGVPLPCPGGGGKEGVAVKASVGGVTTTTTLLNPITLEASGNSGSLIVSQPALNIPPNTSQNYFMIQTASGLQLIPLTSPPPAPPPPPPPPPPSQPQNFLLLQCPSTNGSQSSLILVPTANNPPPAPEPQTLPVLQTLQALQPVLNQTQTPMPQFSTVSQQQQQTRIIITNNNNNASTPVATPTHNLSANSLLTKPILGKSTRTARGRRGRKPKTALQKSVTALVGQTAGGTVSVTNCNVTSVAQRQSITAANTTTESLPSSVSTASRCPLSISCTTIPSLSTSTTVAPTVDTSGSSLSVTMVTPATTAATTSVSTLATPEGKPPTTLGEVRTGETMTGKQFVLCFDNEGRAKEGMNIGEGGESYVLQFEGDASGEAVDGGMGGEGKSLVLQFKTNGQGEGEKGGDKGGMMSLLHDWGGEKQGERQTGEDGSQGESYVLHFHTESQDSGPSSATFSQGQDNSLQLSCTPTQGLVPLDGQEVVFELGGETKIEQETEEGMQMIALIEGEGGMMGEEGAGCSAANSRVTEGGGAMESIFQLEGGEEIVIIEVSTSSLREGRIERGVDGEISQSSEVKYESGTAEAKEKSVKEHNSTDSSEVQTSTEDTMRNGPIPNSKEMQFSN encoded by the exons ATGGCTAACTCAGTGGCCACTTTAGTGGTCCAAGCAGAACTCTTACCACCTCAGTCCACcgcctccctctctcctttcccaTCCCTTCTTGGTTCAGGAGAGGATGGCGAGGATGATAGGGAGAGGGGGGAGCTGGTGGATGGAGACAAGAGTGTAGTGGAGGGCGGAGAGGAGGTTGTTCTGGACATGGTGACGTCGGCTGTGTCAGGCCCGGCCCAGCAGCCCGAGCAGTCGGACCATCCCTTCCAGTGTCTGGACTGTGGCAAGAGCTTCAGGTGGTCGTCCAGGCTCACCCACCACCAGAGGAGCCACAACAACGAGAGACCCTATCGCTGCAACCTCTGTCCCAAGGCCTTCAAGGGCTCCTCCGCTTTGCTCTACCATCAACG GTCTCACTCAGGGGAGAAGCCTTACAAATGTCAAGATTGTGGCAAAGCCTTCAAACGCTCGTCTCTGCTCCAG GTTCATCAGAGTGTCCACACTGGAGTGCGTACCTTCTTGTGCCCCTATTGCCCCCTGACCTTTAAATGGAGTTCTCATTACCAGTATCACCTGCGCCAGCACACTGGAGAGTGCCCATACCCCTGTGACACTTGCCCCAAGGCCTTCAAGAACTCAAGCAGTCTGAGGCGACACAAGAATGTCCATCTCGGTCTCAAGCCTTACACCTGCTCGGTGTGTAACAAATCCTTCACTCAGTCTACCAACCTGAGGCAGCACATGAGGATACATACAGGCGAGAGGCCCTACGTCTGCAGTGAGTGTGGACGCAGCTTCACACACTCATCAAACCTGGCCCTGCACAAGAACTCTCACTCCAACCTCAATGCAgcagggaaggagggaaagaggggaGAGGATGCACAAACTAGAAATGACATAGTGGAGGTGGTGGTAGGGGcagaggaagtgacatcatcCATGTTGACAGACATGGTGGGATTTGTGAGCCAGGCAGGGACCGATGGAGTAGGGGTGGGGATGGAGGAAGTGTTCTTGTCAACCACCTCGTCCGGCCAGAATCCAAACCTTCTCCCCCAGCTCACCCTCACCTCCTCTGGGGAGAATGTTTGTGCATCCAGGGCCATCGGGACAGAGGTTCACCTGAGCATGGACACCGGGGCCAGTGTGCTGCTGTACAGCTGTGGCAGTTGCAGCCACACCTTTGGCACAAGAACAGAGCTAGAGGAGCACCAGGCCATCCACATGGCTCCAGAGGAACACAGGGCCAGTGGGGAAGCGGGACCTGGGGCAGGGATGGAGGTTGGGGATGGGCTGGTGGGAGCCAGCCACCTGCTGGCTGATTttgaggaggtggtggagacgACCACGGTGGCTGAAAGTGGACACACGACAGAGGTGCTCCTTGGACTGACGGAAGGAGCAGATGGAAGCAATGCA AATGTGGGCACCACCCAGGCCCAGTTTGACCTGCTGCAGAGCTTCACCGAGGTGACTCAGAGCTCTGAGTCCGTTCAGCCAGAGGCCAGAACCACATGGGCAGGGCTGTCATGTGGCTACTGCAATAAGACCTTCAAGACCAGTGGAGGCCTCAATAGACATGTGTCACTG ATGCACTCTCTCTCATCCCAGTCCCGTTCCCAGTTCAGCTGCTCCGCCTGCGACCGCTCCTTCCCCCTTCTCTCCTCACTCCTTACCCATCAACACTCCCACACCCCTGAGCAACGTCTCCTGGCCGAGGCAGAGGCCGAGATAGTTTGCCCTCCTTCCCTTTCCTTGTCTCTCCCGCTTCCCTCTTCTCCCAGTCAGGCTGACAAGCAGCAGGAAGGACAGAGGAAGATCCATGTTGATATCATTACCGTCAGCGAGGAGCACGAGGAGCAGCCGACCAAACCTGCCAAAGCCCCCAAAAAGACAGGAGCTAGCAAGGGTACTCCTGCTGGAG AGAGGCCATACCGCTGTTCAGAGTGTGGAAAAGCTTTTAAAGGGTCATCGGGACTTAAATACCACATGAGGGATCATACTGGGGAAAGGCCCTACCGCTGCACTGAGTGTGGAAAGAGCTTCAAGAGgtcctctctgctctctatcCACCAGAGG GTACACACAGGCGTACGGGCCTTCCAGTGCCCTCATTGCCCTCTCACGTTCAAATGGAGTTCTCACTACCAGTACCACTTGCGGCAACACACAGGCGAGAGGCCTTATGTGTGTAAGGAGTGTGGCAAGTCCTTCAAGAACACCAGTTGCCTGCGCAGACACAGTCAGATGCACTCTGGACTGCGGCCTCATACCTGCTCTATCTGCTCCAAGTCTTTCTCCCAGACGTCAAACCTCAAACAG caTGAACGTACCCATTCTGGTGAGAGACCCTTTCAGTGCACACATTGCAATAAAAGCTTTACACACTCCTCCAACCTCCAGCTCCACCTTCGTACACACTCCTCACGCAAGGACTTCAAATGCCCGTACTGCTCGAAAGAGTTCGTCATGCACTCCTACTTGCAGAGGCACATCCGAACCCACGGTAGTGGTGTTCCTCTGCCCTGCCCTGGTGGTGGAGGTAAAGAAGGTGTGGCAGTGAAAGCCAGTGTTGGAGGCGTAACAACCACCACAACTCTGCTCAACCCCATCACCCTGGAAGCCTCAGGAAACAGTGGCAGCCTGATTGTGTCCCAGCCAGCACTAAATATTCCCCCCAACACTTCCCAGAACTACTTCATGATTCAGACAGCCAGCGGCTTGCAGCTCATTCCTCTGACATCCCCTCCACCtgcaccaccacctcctccgcCACCACCACCTCCGTCCCAGCCACAAaacttcctcctcctgcagtgCCCCTCCACCAATGGCAGCCAGTCGAGCTTGATCCTCGTCCCTACAGCAAACAACCCTCCACCAGCCCCGGAGCCTCAGACTCTCCCTGTGCTTCAGACTCTCCAAGCACTCCAGCCTGTCCTAAACCAAACACAGACTCCGATGCCCCAGTTTTCAACTGTgtcacagcaacaacagcagacCAGGATCATAATCaccaacaataataacaatgcaAGCACTCCTGTTGCCACGCCAACACACAACCTCTCAGCCAACTCTCTCCTGACCAAGCCTATACTAGGGAAAAGCACACGGACAGCAAGGGGCAGACGGGGACGCAAACcaaaaactgctcttcagaaatcTGTAACAGCTCTCGTCGGTCAGACTGCAGGCGGAACTGTGTCAGTAACAAACTGTAATGTAACCAGTGTTGCACAGAGGCAGAGTATTACTGCTGCTAACACCACCACAGAATCACTACCATCATCTGTATCCACAGCATCCCGCTGTCCTCTGTCTATATCTTGCACTACTATCCCAAGTCTGTCAACTTCCACCACTGTAGCCCCCACAGTGGATACCTCAGGATCCTCATTatctgttaccatggttacaccAGCCACCACAGCAGCCACAACATCAGTTTCTACTCTTGCTACCCCTGAAGGGAAACCCCCGACCACACTGGGGGAAGTAAGGACAGGGGAGACCATGACAGGGAAACAGTTTGTGTTATGTTTTGATAATGAAGGACGGGCGAAGGAGGGGATGAATATTGGGGAGGGTGGGGAGTCGTATGTGTTGCAGTTCGAAGGGGACGCATCAGGAGAGGCAGTGGATGGTGGGATGGGTGGGGAGGGAAAGTCACTTGTGCTGCAGTTCAAGACCAATGGgcaaggagagggagaaaaggggGGAGATAAAGGAGGGATGATGTCACTTCTGCATGATTGGGGAGGAGAAAAGcagggtgagagacagacaggagaggatGGCAGCCAGGGAGAGTCCTATGTCCTTCACTTCCACACTGAGTCGCAGGACAGTGGTCCATCCAGTGCTACCTTCAGCCAAGGGCAAGACAACAGCCTGCAGCTTTCCTGCACACCTACCCAAGGTTTGGTACCCCTTGATGGGCAGGAGGTGGTGTTTGAACTTGGTGGTGAGACCAAGATAGAGCAGGAAACTGAGGAGGGCATGCAGATGATAGCCCTGATTGAAGGTGAAGGGGGAATGATGGGAGAAGAAGGGGCAGGTTGCAGTGCTGCAAACAGTCGGGTTACCGAGGGTGGAGGAGCTATGGAAAGTATCTTTCAActagaaggaggagaggaaattgTCATTATTGAGGTCAGCACCAGTAGCTTAAGAGAGGGAAGGATAGAGAGAGGAGTTGATGGGGAAATCTCACAGAGCAGTGAagtgaaatatgagagtggaacAGCAGAAGCAAAGGAAAAGTCTGTAAAAGAACACAACTCTACAGACAGTTCAGAGGTACAGACATCAACTGAAGATACAATGAGAAATGGACCTATACCTAACTCTAAAGAGATGCAGTTCTCTAACTAA